Proteins co-encoded in one Setaria viridis chromosome 9, Setaria_viridis_v4.0, whole genome shotgun sequence genomic window:
- the LOC117840076 gene encoding blue-light photoreceptor PHR2 — translation MAAASDSDAGAHPREDPSLLPFASFSLSLNIRAPTAPTLASIPSTIHLPTQISTLAVCLHPSGAQSPSRRPTRLNSATSSVISPLPASTPGLSRSFPSGAPAAAGRRRTLVWFRADLRLHDHEPFHAAAGASSSLLPVFVFDPRDFGKSPSGFDRTGPYRANFLLDSVADLRRSLRARGGDLVVRVGRPEVVIPELARAAGAEAVYAHGEVSRDECRAEERVQKAVEKEGINVKYFWGSTLYHVEDLPFRLEDMPSNYGGFREAVKGLEVRKVLEAPEEVKCVPMKNVLEPGDIPTLAELGLTAPPAMPQDSKPAVGSTLIGGEAEALERLKKFAAECSMQPNKVDKSNTRDSIYGANFSCKISPWLATGCLSPRFMYEELKKHATRAIPSGSTPKNDDGTSDAGTNWLMFELLWRDFFRFITKKYSSVQKTSEVATGCTPTPALA, via the exons atggccgccgcctccgactccGACGCCGGCGCCCACCCGCGCGAGGACCCCAGCCTCCTCCCCTTCGCATCCTTCTCGCTCTCCCTCAATATCCGCGCGCCGACCGCCCCCACACTCGCCTCCATCCCGTCCACCATCCACCTCCCCACCCAAATCTCCACGCTCGCCgtctgcctccacccctccggCGCGCAGtccccgtcccgccgccccacccgcctcaactccgccacctcctccgtcaTCTCGCCGCTGCCCGCCTCCACGCCGGGCCTCTCCCGCTCCTTCCCGTccggcgcgcccgccgccgcgggacgCCGCCGCACGCTCGTCTGGTTCCGGGCCGACCTCAGACTCCACGACCACGAGCCGTTCCAcgccgcggccggggcgtcatcctccctcctccccgtctTCGTCTTTGACCCGCGGGACTTCGGCAAGTCGCCCTCGGGGTTCGACCGCACCGGCCCGTACCGCGCCAACTTCCTGCTCGACTCCGTCGCCGACCTCCGGCGGAGCCTCCGCGCGCGCGGTGGGGATCTTGTGGTGCGCGTGGGCAGGCCCGAGGTCGTCATCCCTGAgctcgcgcgggcggcgggcgcggaggcTGTGTACGCGCATGGGGAGGTGTCGCGGGACGAGTGCCGCGCCGAGGAGAGGGTGCAAAAGGCCGTGGAGAAGGAGGGCATCAACGTGAAGTACTTCTGGGGTAGCACGCTTTACCATGTGGAGGACCTGCCCTTCCGCCTCGAGGACATGCCATCTAACTATGGCGGCTTCAGGGAGGCCGTTAAGGGCTTAGAGGTCAGGAAGGTGCTCGAGGCTCCGGAGGAGGTTAAGTGCGTTCCCATGAAGAACGTGCTCGAGCCTGGGGACATCCCCACGCTTGCCGAGCTCGGGCTCACTGCGCCACCAGCCATGCCACAG GACTCCAAACCTGCTGTCGGCTCTACTCTTATTGGTGGTGAGGCAGAAGCTCTGGAGAGGTTGAAGAAGTTCGCTGCAGAATGCTCTATGCAGCCAAACAAAGTAGACAAAAGCAATACCCGAGATAGCATATATGGTGCTAATTTCTCCTGCAAAATTTCACCATGGCTTGCTACGGGTTGCCTCTCTCCACGGTTCATGTATGAAGAGTTGAAGAAGCATGCTACTAG AGCAATTCCTTCTGGGTCAACACCCAAGAATGATGATGGCACATCTGATGCTGGGACAAATTGGTTAATGTTTGAGTTGCTATGGAGAGATTTCTTCAG GTTCATCACAAAGAAGTACAGCTCCGTACAAAAGACATCTGAAGTCGCCACTGGTTGCACTCCCACCCCGGCGCTTGCATGA
- the LOC117840075 gene encoding uncharacterized protein C57A7.06 isoform X2: MPKKPAMRRGKPALGPEKKRRHGPRLPTAMRRELDAMGPGGSDDEELSDAGAQDVYEYEEGVPEEEAGKNGRYDAVAKYEYEFDSDASEADEDVPSEEGEDMEEDDDGEDEEKQIRILQETTGMPREAFDGKKRKQPSELPLQHGDGPVTIHDLLDNIQGKPGYSKVRKRLQQQEKKTMIVAAPLPKVDREKLERGVANQELKRELTKWERNVKGNREAPTLFFENDANLGVNTVAAIASKFKPRSEFEKRMAEITRSSEIMEAHKNDGAKILELNKIDVEDVRERQNRLAKMRSLLFRHEMKAKRVKKIKSRTYHRMLKKDKLKVASAEFEADPEAIKDYAMKQEFKRAEERMTLKHKNTSKWAKRILKRGLSVQDEGTRAAITAQLQQNALLTRKMNSMKDDSSSEESSDDDEDENDSEAKILNRGKEKILKVLEEDKEIPNSGVFSLPFMERAMKKQEEAAYEEARQALEDYDDSLRKLEDDNTEQNEDSIKVTGKRTFGPAKNTHEDVNKRQKLHETESSDSEYDSDPAQHLGNNEPTTKQDDIQLGTALLDDEQNDLYKSFDDIMKNPGPKTTFEVGMLAGDSWKKVNSSKGNGNSNVNGVTNKSKLQAPPIVDPNPKGSNPDSDSEEEMVEGFLTMSDTKENYELPSQAELIRQAFAGDDVEADFEKDKMEVLNEENPEPEKPALVPGWGQWTDIQQKKGLPSWMIKEHAIAKRNREEALKRRKDAKLKHVIISEHVDKKVEKYLVRNLPFPYTSKDVYEQSIRMPIGPDFNPAISVSALNRPAIVKKPGVIIKPIQYEEVDPHMKPDEPKRVIQRVTPHPNAKKASAKQSKGATSHKRK; encoded by the exons ATGCCGAAGAAACCCGCCATGCGGCGCGGCAAGCCCGCCCTCGGCCCCGAGAAGAAGCGCCGCCACGGGCCCCGCCTCCCCACGGCGATGCGCCGGGAGCTCGACGCGATGGGTCCCGGCGGCTCCGACGACGAGGAGCTCTCCGACGCGGGTGCCCAGGACGTGTACGAGTACGAGGAGGGGGTccccgaggaggaggccggcaagAACGGCCGCTACGACGCCGTCGCCAAGTATGAGTACGAGTTCGACAGCGACGCCTCGGAGGCG GATGAGGATGTGCCTTCGGAGGAAGGTGAGGATATGGAGGAAGATGACGATGGTGAGGATGAGGAGAAGCAGATAAGAATACTTCAGGAAACGACTGGAATGCCTAGAGAAGCCTTTGATG GAAAGAAGAGGAAACAGCCGTCGGAGCTGCCATTGCAGCATGGTGATGGACCTGTCACAATTCATGATCTCTTGGATAATATCCAGGGAAAGCCTGGGTATAGCAAGGTCCGTAAGAGGCTGCAGCAGCAGGAGAAAAAAACAATGATTGTGGCTGCCCCACTTCCAAAAGTGGATAGGGAGAAGCTTGAGCGTGGCGTGGCGAATCAGGAACTCAAGCGTGAGCTCACAAAGTGGGAGAGAAATGTGAAGGGCAACCGTGAAGCTCCTACACTATTCTTTGAAAATGATGCCAACTTGGGTGTGAACACCGTTGCGGCAATTGCAAGCAAGTTTAAACCAAGGAGTGAGTTTGAGAAGAGAATGGCTGAGATTACACGAAGCAGTGAAATAATGGAGGCACACAAGAATGACGGTGCCAAAATCCTGGAACTCAACAAG ATTGATGTGGAAGATGTGAGAGAACGCCAAAACCGCCTTGCTAAAATGCGCAGCCTTCTATTTCGTCATGAGATGAAAGCAAAACGTGTGAAGAAGATCAAGTCCAGGACATATCACCGAATGTTGAAGAAGGACAAACTGAAGGTAGCATCAGCAGAATTTGAGGCAGATCCTGAAGCTATCAAAGATTATGCTATGAAACAAGAATTTAAACGTGCAGAG GAAAGGATGACATTAAAGCACAAGAATACATCGAAATGGGCAAAACGAATCCTCAAGCGTGGATTGTCTGTTCAAGATGAAGGCACACGAGCTGCTATTACAGCACAACTCCAACAAAATGCTCTTCTGACTAGAAAAATGAATTCCATGAAAGATGATTCTAGCAGTGAGGAAAGTTCAGATGATGACGAAGATGAGAATGACTCAGAAGCAAAAATCTTAAACAGAGGGAAAGAAAAGATTCTTAAAGTTcttgaagaagataaagagataCCAAATTCAGGAGTTTTTTCGTTGCCTTTCATG GAGCGTGCTATGAAAAAACAGGAGGAAGCAGCTTATGAGGAAGCACGACAAGCTCTTGAAGACTACGATGATTCCTTGAGGAAATTGGAGGACGATAACACTGAACAGAATGAAGATTCAATTAAGGTGACAGGTAAAAGAACATTTGGGCCTGCCAAAAATACACATGAAGATGTAAATAAGAGGCAAAAACTACACGAAACTGAGAGTAGTGATAGTGAGTATGATTCTGACCCTGCCCAACACTTGGGCAACAATGAACCAACTACAAAGCAAGATGACATACAACTTGGGACTGCACTGCTGGATGATGAACAGAATGATCTTTACAAA AGCTTCGATGATATCATGAAAAATCCAGGTCCTAAGACAACATTTGAAGTTGGAATGTTAGCTGGTGATTCCTGGAAAAAG GTCAACAGTAGCAAAGGAAATGGCAATAGCAATGTCAATGGCGTTACCAATAAATCCAAATTACAGGCTCCACCTATTGTAGATCCAAATCCTAAG GGTAGCAATCCTGATTCAGATTCAGAGGAAGAGATGGTTGAGGGCTTCTTGACCATGTCTGACACAAAGGAAAACTATGAACTTCCATCGCAAGCTGAACTCATACGCCAGGCTTTTGCTGGTGATGATGTTGAAGCTGACTTTGAGAAGGACAAAATGGAAGTTTTAAATGAAGAGAACCCTGAACCTGAAAAACCTGCTCTTGTTCCTGGCTGGGGCCAGTGGACGGACATCCAGCAGAAAAAAGGACTTCCATCATGGATGATCAAAGAACATGCAATTGCTAAAAGGAATAGAGAAGAAGccttgaagaggaggaaggacgcAAAGCTTAAGCACGTTATTATTTCTGAACATGTGGATAAGAAG GTTGAGAAGTATTTAGTGAGGAATTTGCCTTTCCCTTACACTTCGAAGGATGTCTACGAGCAGAGCATCCGTATGCCTATTGGACCTGATTTCAACCCAGCGATATCAGTTTCTGCTCTCAATCGACCTGCG ATTGTTAAGAAGCCTGGTGTTATCATTAAGCCGATACAGTATGAGGAGGTTGATCCCCATATGAAGCCGGATGAACCGAAAAGGGTCATTCAGAGAGTAACTCCACACCCAAATGCGAAGAAAGCCTCTGCAAAACAATCAAAGGGGGCAACTTCACATAAGAGAAAGTGA
- the LOC117840075 gene encoding uncharacterized protein C57A7.06 isoform X1, which produces MPKKPAMRRGKPALGPEKKRRHGPRLPTAMRRELDAMGPGGSDDEELSDAGAQDVYEYEEGVPEEEAGKNGRYDAVAKYEYEFDSDASEADEDVPSEEGEDMEEDDDGEDEEKQIRILQETTGMPREAFDGKKRKQPSELPLQHGDGPVTIHDLLDNIQGKPGYSKVRKRLQQQEKKTMIVAAPLPKVDREKLERGVANQELKRELTKWERNVKGNREAPTLFFENDANLGVNTVAAIASKFKPRSEFEKRMAEITRSSEIMEAHKNDGAKILELNKIDVEDVRERQNRLAKMRSLLFRHEMKAKRVKKIKSRTYHRMLKKDKLKVASAEFEADPEAIKDYAMKQEFKRAEERMTLKHKNTSKWAKRILKRGLSVQDEGTRAAITAQLQQNALLTRKMNSMKDDSSSEESSDDDEDENDSEAKILNRGKEKILKVLEEDKEIPNSGVFSLPFMERAMKKQEEAAYEEARQALEDYDDSLRKLEDDNTEQNEDSIKVTGKRTFGPAKNTHEDVNKRQKLHETESSDSEYDSDPAQHLGNNEPTTKQDDIQLGTALLDDEQNDLYKSFDDIMKNPGPKTTFEVGMLAGDSWKKVNSSKGNGNSNVNGVTNKSKLQAPPIVDPNPKQQGSNPDSDSEEEMVEGFLTMSDTKENYELPSQAELIRQAFAGDDVEADFEKDKMEVLNEENPEPEKPALVPGWGQWTDIQQKKGLPSWMIKEHAIAKRNREEALKRRKDAKLKHVIISEHVDKKVEKYLVRNLPFPYTSKDVYEQSIRMPIGPDFNPAISVSALNRPAIVKKPGVIIKPIQYEEVDPHMKPDEPKRVIQRVTPHPNAKKASAKQSKGATSHKRK; this is translated from the exons ATGCCGAAGAAACCCGCCATGCGGCGCGGCAAGCCCGCCCTCGGCCCCGAGAAGAAGCGCCGCCACGGGCCCCGCCTCCCCACGGCGATGCGCCGGGAGCTCGACGCGATGGGTCCCGGCGGCTCCGACGACGAGGAGCTCTCCGACGCGGGTGCCCAGGACGTGTACGAGTACGAGGAGGGGGTccccgaggaggaggccggcaagAACGGCCGCTACGACGCCGTCGCCAAGTATGAGTACGAGTTCGACAGCGACGCCTCGGAGGCG GATGAGGATGTGCCTTCGGAGGAAGGTGAGGATATGGAGGAAGATGACGATGGTGAGGATGAGGAGAAGCAGATAAGAATACTTCAGGAAACGACTGGAATGCCTAGAGAAGCCTTTGATG GAAAGAAGAGGAAACAGCCGTCGGAGCTGCCATTGCAGCATGGTGATGGACCTGTCACAATTCATGATCTCTTGGATAATATCCAGGGAAAGCCTGGGTATAGCAAGGTCCGTAAGAGGCTGCAGCAGCAGGAGAAAAAAACAATGATTGTGGCTGCCCCACTTCCAAAAGTGGATAGGGAGAAGCTTGAGCGTGGCGTGGCGAATCAGGAACTCAAGCGTGAGCTCACAAAGTGGGAGAGAAATGTGAAGGGCAACCGTGAAGCTCCTACACTATTCTTTGAAAATGATGCCAACTTGGGTGTGAACACCGTTGCGGCAATTGCAAGCAAGTTTAAACCAAGGAGTGAGTTTGAGAAGAGAATGGCTGAGATTACACGAAGCAGTGAAATAATGGAGGCACACAAGAATGACGGTGCCAAAATCCTGGAACTCAACAAG ATTGATGTGGAAGATGTGAGAGAACGCCAAAACCGCCTTGCTAAAATGCGCAGCCTTCTATTTCGTCATGAGATGAAAGCAAAACGTGTGAAGAAGATCAAGTCCAGGACATATCACCGAATGTTGAAGAAGGACAAACTGAAGGTAGCATCAGCAGAATTTGAGGCAGATCCTGAAGCTATCAAAGATTATGCTATGAAACAAGAATTTAAACGTGCAGAG GAAAGGATGACATTAAAGCACAAGAATACATCGAAATGGGCAAAACGAATCCTCAAGCGTGGATTGTCTGTTCAAGATGAAGGCACACGAGCTGCTATTACAGCACAACTCCAACAAAATGCTCTTCTGACTAGAAAAATGAATTCCATGAAAGATGATTCTAGCAGTGAGGAAAGTTCAGATGATGACGAAGATGAGAATGACTCAGAAGCAAAAATCTTAAACAGAGGGAAAGAAAAGATTCTTAAAGTTcttgaagaagataaagagataCCAAATTCAGGAGTTTTTTCGTTGCCTTTCATG GAGCGTGCTATGAAAAAACAGGAGGAAGCAGCTTATGAGGAAGCACGACAAGCTCTTGAAGACTACGATGATTCCTTGAGGAAATTGGAGGACGATAACACTGAACAGAATGAAGATTCAATTAAGGTGACAGGTAAAAGAACATTTGGGCCTGCCAAAAATACACATGAAGATGTAAATAAGAGGCAAAAACTACACGAAACTGAGAGTAGTGATAGTGAGTATGATTCTGACCCTGCCCAACACTTGGGCAACAATGAACCAACTACAAAGCAAGATGACATACAACTTGGGACTGCACTGCTGGATGATGAACAGAATGATCTTTACAAA AGCTTCGATGATATCATGAAAAATCCAGGTCCTAAGACAACATTTGAAGTTGGAATGTTAGCTGGTGATTCCTGGAAAAAG GTCAACAGTAGCAAAGGAAATGGCAATAGCAATGTCAATGGCGTTACCAATAAATCCAAATTACAGGCTCCACCTATTGTAGATCCAAATCCTAAG CAACAGGGTAGCAATCCTGATTCAGATTCAGAGGAAGAGATGGTTGAGGGCTTCTTGACCATGTCTGACACAAAGGAAAACTATGAACTTCCATCGCAAGCTGAACTCATACGCCAGGCTTTTGCTGGTGATGATGTTGAAGCTGACTTTGAGAAGGACAAAATGGAAGTTTTAAATGAAGAGAACCCTGAACCTGAAAAACCTGCTCTTGTTCCTGGCTGGGGCCAGTGGACGGACATCCAGCAGAAAAAAGGACTTCCATCATGGATGATCAAAGAACATGCAATTGCTAAAAGGAATAGAGAAGAAGccttgaagaggaggaaggacgcAAAGCTTAAGCACGTTATTATTTCTGAACATGTGGATAAGAAG GTTGAGAAGTATTTAGTGAGGAATTTGCCTTTCCCTTACACTTCGAAGGATGTCTACGAGCAGAGCATCCGTATGCCTATTGGACCTGATTTCAACCCAGCGATATCAGTTTCTGCTCTCAATCGACCTGCG ATTGTTAAGAAGCCTGGTGTTATCATTAAGCCGATACAGTATGAGGAGGTTGATCCCCATATGAAGCCGGATGAACCGAAAAGGGTCATTCAGAGAGTAACTCCACACCCAAATGCGAAGAAAGCCTCTGCAAAACAATCAAAGGGGGCAACTTCACATAAGAGAAAGTGA
- the LOC117839670 gene encoding dormancy-associated protein homolog 3: MGLLDKLWDDTVAGPRPDTGLGRLRKQPARPAAVKINDPAGDATAFVPPSPASGSEETPVKVTRSIMIKRPAGYPSSPRSAASTPPASPLGTTPPISPFAGAGGRFRRKSSSDAYERASPPGTTSHPPPFEV; encoded by the exons ATGGGCCTCCTCGACAAGCTGTGGGACGACACCGTCGCGGGGCCCCGCCCGGACACCGGGCTCGGCCGCCTCCGCAAGCAGcccgcgcgccccgccgccgtcaaGATCAATG ATCCGGCAGGGGACGCCACGGCGTTCgtcccgccgtcgccggcgtcgggcAGCGAGGAGACGCCCGTGAAGGTGACGCGCAGCATCATGATCAAGCGCCCCGCGGGGTACCCGTCGTCGCCGAGGAGCGCGGCCagcacgccgccggcctcgccgctggGGACCACCCCGCCCATCTCGCCgttcgccggcgccg GTGGTCGCTTCAGAAGGAAATCATCATCTGATGCATATGAGAGGGCATCCCCGCCAGGGACGACCAGCCACCCTCCTCCCTTTGAAGTGTGA
- the LOC117835717 gene encoding uncharacterized protein, with protein MPPPELTDDLIDEILLRFPPEEPELLVHAALVCKRWFRLISDPRFRRRFRELHRAAPMLGFLCTDYRISRFVPTSSAPLPHAIPGSWRAVDARHGRVLLNTAASWNDFWSGCSGDDLVVWDPITGCRHRLPKLPEHMYPHLDRGGAMCRGGGRL; from the coding sequence atgccgccgccggagctgacGGATGATCTCATCGACGAGATCCTCCTCCGATTCCCCCCGGAAGAGCCCGAGCTCCTCGTTCACGCTGCCCTCGTCTGCAAGCGCTGGTTCCGCCTCATCTCCGACCCCCGCTTCCGCCGCAGGTTCCGGGAGCTCCACCGCGCGGCCCCGATGCTGGGGTTCCTCTGCACCGACTACAGGATTTCCCGCTTCGTGCCCACCTCCTCTGCGCCCCTGCCCCACGCCATCCCCGGCAGTTGGCGCGCCGTCGACGcgcgccacggccgcgtcctcctcaACACCGCGGCTTCCTGGAATGATTTCTGGTCCGGCTGTTCGGGGGACGACCTCGTCGTCTGGGACCCCATCACGGGCTGCCGCCACCGGCTTCCCAAGCTGCCGGAGCACATGTACCCGCACCTGGACCGCGGCGGTGCTATGTGCCGCGGTGGAGGGCGGCTGTGA